The following proteins are encoded in a genomic region of Gimesia algae:
- a CDS encoding FadR/GntR family transcriptional regulator, which produces MPELTAKVTNAMVSPSSPQSAKIAEQICNRIQKEKLTPGSFLGTVESLTDQYRVSRSVIREAVGTLRGLGIVTGRPKVGISVAQGDIASILQKVLIPQMSQQKGWMEIARFRVVIEIGSMPLVVENIQPDLLNRLQEIVFEQSELLKNQKLEPEFLLQEFAKKDMLFHEILLTAADQNLISQFHQVVVNYFQQGIQHFPPPTDLFVEHHQQIVDAIKARDPILAVERMTRHLQPVLTMISSLREH; this is translated from the coding sequence ATGCCAGAACTTACTGCAAAAGTCACAAATGCCATGGTCTCTCCTTCCTCTCCCCAGAGCGCTAAAATTGCAGAACAGATTTGTAATCGAATCCAGAAGGAAAAACTCACTCCAGGATCGTTTCTGGGAACGGTTGAAAGCCTGACGGATCAATATCGCGTTTCGCGGTCCGTCATCAGGGAAGCCGTCGGAACACTGCGTGGATTAGGCATTGTCACAGGGCGTCCGAAAGTGGGAATATCGGTCGCCCAGGGAGATATTGCTTCCATCCTGCAGAAAGTTCTGATACCACAGATGTCACAACAGAAAGGCTGGATGGAAATCGCCCGTTTTCGCGTTGTAATTGAAATCGGATCGATGCCACTCGTCGTGGAAAATATTCAACCAGATCTTCTGAATCGTCTGCAAGAGATTGTTTTTGAACAGTCAGAACTACTGAAGAATCAGAAGCTGGAACCCGAGTTCCTGCTGCAGGAATTTGCAAAAAAAGACATGCTGTTTCATGAAATCCTTCTGACTGCTGCCGATCAGAACCTGATCTCACAGTTCCATCAGGTCGTGGTGAATTATTTTCAACAGGGAATTCAACATTTTCCTCCTCCGACCGATCTGTTTGTGGAACACCACCAACAGATCGTTGATGCCATCAAAGCCCGCGATCCCATACTTGCAGTCGAACGGATGACTCGACATCTGCAACCGGTTCTGACAATGATCAGTTCCCTGAGAGAGCATTAA
- a CDS encoding leucine-rich repeat domain-containing protein, translating to MKPFRDTSLFVLSLLMISACADKPAPNEPAATPAAKTEKSAETPKATVPESEVKLAESLKALGAKLKQDQAGYVIEVDFRGVKIDDAALKDIAGLSHLRSLLLNETPITDAALEPVGKVTTLENLDLRNCSLNNKAISYLTGLSKLKALRLSGNSDIDDDAMADINQLTNLKALMLDFLWVSGDGLSQMKDLQKLEELYLAKTLVDDDGLATLPQFTKLKKTRLSQNQISDEGLAVFAKIPQLEELDLSENSLLSDAGMKHLSGLGALKKLNLWRVGLTDAGVEPLQGLTSLEWLNLDNTRLTNAGLKYLKDMQKLEFLHLGSTAVSDEGLKHLEPLTSLKDLKLTRTAVTEKGVAELKKKLPDTEIQLKYIEGQ from the coding sequence ATGAAACCGTTTCGGGACACGTCCCTTTTCGTTTTATCACTGCTCATGATTTCGGCATGCGCTGACAAGCCAGCCCCCAACGAACCGGCTGCCACCCCGGCTGCAAAAACAGAGAAATCAGCTGAAACCCCCAAAGCAACAGTGCCTGAAAGTGAAGTGAAACTGGCGGAATCTCTGAAAGCACTGGGAGCGAAACTGAAACAGGATCAAGCCGGCTATGTGATTGAGGTCGATTTCCGTGGAGTCAAGATTGATGATGCAGCTTTGAAAGACATTGCAGGTCTATCGCATCTCCGTTCCCTGCTGCTCAACGAAACTCCCATCACCGACGCGGCACTGGAACCAGTGGGGAAAGTCACGACCCTGGAAAACCTCGACCTGCGAAACTGCTCATTAAATAACAAAGCCATTTCTTATCTGACAGGACTGTCGAAACTCAAAGCACTGCGTCTGTCCGGCAACTCCGATATTGATGATGATGCCATGGCAGACATCAATCAATTAACCAACCTGAAAGCGTTAATGCTGGATTTTCTCTGGGTCAGCGGTGACGGTCTTTCTCAGATGAAAGATCTGCAAAAACTCGAAGAACTCTATCTGGCAAAAACGCTGGTGGACGACGATGGGCTCGCGACACTGCCCCAATTCACCAAACTGAAGAAAACACGACTGTCACAGAATCAGATCTCAGACGAGGGGCTGGCGGTCTTCGCTAAAATCCCGCAACTCGAAGAACTCGACCTGAGTGAAAACAGCCTGCTCTCGGATGCCGGCATGAAACATCTGTCCGGACTGGGAGCACTGAAAAAACTGAACCTCTGGCGAGTCGGCCTGACCGACGCCGGTGTCGAACCCCTGCAGGGACTGACCAGTCTGGAATGGTTAAACCTGGATAATACCCGATTGACCAATGCTGGTCTCAAATACCTGAAAGACATGCAGAAACTGGAATTTCTGCATCTTGGTTCGACAGCAGTCTCAGATGAGGGATTAAAACATCTGGAACCACTCACCAGTCTCAAAGATCTGAAACTGACGCGAACCGCGGTCACCGAAAAAGGGGTTGCTGAATTGAAAAAGAAACTGCCAGACACAGAAATTCAGCTGAAGTACATTGAAGGCCAGTAG
- a CDS encoding Gfo/Idh/MocA family protein yields MQKNSNFSRREFLKTTTAGAAAISAGVWTGVTPAASKSANGKLNIACIGTANRAAADVDGVKGENIVALVDVDSNYLDRASASFPNARLYADYREMLESEEGKIDAVVIGTTDHHHAPATIRAIRKGLHVYCEKPLTHTVQEARIIAEEAKKQGVATQLGTQIHAGDNYRRVVEIVESGVLGDIGEVHVWVGKGWGGGDLPTETQAPPKNLNWDLWLGAAPERPYAAGRYHPAQWRRWWQFGQGTLGDMACHYMDLPFWALKLRHPTHCEAEGPEVHPEACPHGLTVRYKFPKRGDLVPVNLTWYDGNMIPKKVAGERVPGSGVMFVGSEGSMFANYGSYKLFPKEKFADFTPPKQSIPNSIGHHAEWIKACKDGSPTTCNFDYSGALTESVLLGNVSFRAKKALDWDAASLKATNCPEADQYITKEYRAGWEVV; encoded by the coding sequence ATGCAAAAGAATTCAAATTTCAGTCGTCGCGAATTTCTGAAGACCACCACTGCTGGTGCCGCTGCGATTTCAGCCGGTGTCTGGACGGGAGTTACTCCCGCCGCTTCAAAGTCTGCCAACGGTAAGTTGAACATCGCCTGCATCGGTACAGCCAACCGGGCAGCCGCTGATGTGGATGGCGTGAAAGGCGAGAATATTGTCGCCCTGGTCGATGTGGACAGTAATTATCTCGATCGCGCGTCAGCCAGTTTCCCGAATGCCCGTCTGTATGCCGACTATCGTGAGATGCTGGAAAGCGAAGAAGGAAAAATTGATGCCGTCGTGATTGGTACGACCGACCATCATCATGCTCCCGCGACCATCCGTGCGATTCGCAAAGGACTGCACGTGTATTGTGAGAAACCTCTAACCCACACGGTTCAGGAAGCACGCATCATCGCGGAAGAGGCAAAGAAGCAGGGGGTCGCCACTCAGTTGGGAACACAGATTCACGCGGGTGACAATTATCGCCGTGTCGTTGAAATCGTGGAATCCGGTGTTCTGGGAGATATTGGTGAAGTCCACGTCTGGGTTGGTAAAGGCTGGGGAGGCGGAGATCTGCCTACGGAAACTCAGGCACCTCCCAAAAATCTGAATTGGGATCTGTGGCTGGGAGCCGCTCCCGAACGTCCTTACGCAGCAGGACGCTATCATCCCGCACAATGGCGTCGCTGGTGGCAGTTCGGTCAGGGAACACTGGGCGATATGGCTTGCCACTACATGGACCTGCCTTTCTGGGCTCTGAAACTACGGCATCCAACTCACTGTGAAGCAGAAGGCCCGGAAGTACATCCGGAAGCCTGTCCGCACGGACTGACGGTTCGCTACAAATTCCCCAAACGGGGCGATCTGGTACCGGTCAACCTGACCTGGTACGACGGAAACATGATTCCGAAAAAAGTCGCCGGCGAACGTGTTCCCGGCAGTGGAGTGATGTTTGTCGGATCGGAAGGCAGTATGTTTGCCAACTACGGCAGCTATAAATTATTCCCCAAGGAAAAATTTGCTGATTTCACTCCTCCTAAGCAGAGCATTCCGAATTCGATCGGACACCATGCGGAATGGATCAAAGCCTGCAAAGATGGTTCACCCACAACCTGCAACTTTGATTATTCTGGTGCTCTGACCGAATCGGTTCTGCTGGGTAATGTTTCCTTCCGTGCCAAGAAAGCACTGGACTGGGATGCTGCCAGCCTGAAAGCCACCAACTGTCCCGAAGCCGACCAGTACATCACGAAAGAGTACCGTGCCGGCTGGGAAGTGGTTTAA
- a CDS encoding arylsulfatase: protein MPYLKICRIVPALLIVLTISLLATQVHADKHTNVILIMTDDQGGWDYGFKGNKHLSTPNLDMMAANGARLSRFYVSPVCTPTRANLMTGRYNYRTRAIDTYIGRAMLEPTEVTIAEALAPAGYRTGIFGKWHLGDSYPLRPQDQGFQEVLVHRGGGIGQPSDPPEGAGKYTDPVLFHNGEKKQMQGYCTDIYFDHAMQFLEQNESQDKPTFMYIATNAPHGPFDDVPEDLRKKYQAMDLTDAYNFDLNPKRKNKKQFDKTSRVFSMIENIDQNIGKLFQHLKKIDALDNTLVLFLNDNGPNGPRYVGEHRGAKGSVNEGGIRSVLIAHWPAQLKAGTVNPTIAAHYDLFPTILAATGVEKPEGLKLDGVNVLPLLKNNADQWPERSLFLQWHRGDEPQPRTNAAVVTQDYKMTFSKPDEPGKLYHLQNDPAERQNLAGAKTTLASNLTEQYNSWFRDVSSTRPDNYAPPRIHIGNAKEETTVLTRQDWRYSGPKGKGWTSDARGQWLVTIEQTGPYDIKVLFGREQEQSTIEMTVQVGHDLFHAEVPAGKSEHVFQNVKLHAGEQTIDVKILEGKLERGPKMVYITQKSSAP, encoded by the coding sequence ATGCCTTACTTGAAAATCTGTCGAATTGTCCCTGCTTTGCTGATTGTGTTGACCATCTCTCTGCTGGCGACGCAAGTTCACGCGGACAAACACACCAATGTGATTCTGATCATGACCGATGATCAGGGGGGCTGGGATTACGGTTTCAAGGGAAACAAACACCTGAGTACGCCGAACCTGGATATGATGGCTGCGAACGGGGCGCGACTCAGTCGATTTTATGTCAGCCCGGTCTGTACGCCGACCCGTGCCAACCTGATGACGGGGCGTTATAACTACCGCACCCGGGCCATCGATACGTACATCGGGCGCGCCATGCTGGAGCCGACTGAAGTGACCATTGCCGAAGCACTGGCACCTGCCGGCTATCGTACGGGAATCTTTGGGAAATGGCATCTGGGAGATTCGTATCCACTGCGGCCACAGGACCAGGGGTTCCAGGAAGTTCTCGTGCATCGGGGAGGCGGCATTGGTCAGCCCAGCGACCCGCCTGAAGGGGCAGGGAAATATACCGATCCGGTGTTGTTCCACAATGGTGAAAAGAAACAGATGCAGGGCTATTGCACGGATATCTATTTCGACCATGCGATGCAATTCCTTGAGCAGAACGAATCCCAGGACAAGCCGACATTCATGTATATCGCGACCAACGCACCGCACGGTCCGTTTGATGATGTGCCTGAAGATCTTCGTAAAAAATATCAGGCGATGGATCTGACAGATGCTTACAACTTTGATTTGAACCCGAAACGCAAAAACAAAAAACAGTTTGACAAAACGTCGCGTGTCTTTTCGATGATCGAAAATATTGATCAGAATATCGGCAAACTGTTTCAGCATCTTAAAAAAATTGACGCGTTGGATAATACACTGGTCCTGTTTCTGAACGACAATGGACCGAATGGTCCCCGATATGTGGGGGAACACCGCGGGGCGAAGGGGAGTGTGAATGAGGGAGGCATCCGCTCCGTATTAATCGCGCACTGGCCGGCTCAGTTGAAAGCGGGCACAGTGAATCCCACCATCGCCGCCCATTACGATCTGTTTCCTACCATTCTGGCGGCGACCGGTGTTGAAAAACCAGAGGGTTTAAAACTGGATGGAGTCAATGTACTCCCACTCCTCAAAAACAATGCCGATCAGTGGCCCGAGCGGTCTTTGTTTCTGCAGTGGCATCGGGGGGATGAACCTCAGCCCCGCACGAATGCTGCGGTGGTCACACAAGATTATAAAATGACGTTTTCCAAACCGGATGAACCGGGCAAGCTGTATCACCTGCAGAACGATCCTGCAGAACGCCAGAACCTGGCGGGAGCAAAAACAACACTGGCGTCAAACCTGACAGAGCAATACAACAGCTGGTTTCGAGATGTGAGTTCGACTCGCCCTGATAATTACGCCCCGCCCCGGATTCATATTGGAAATGCGAAAGAAGAGACGACCGTTCTCACGCGACAGGACTGGCGCTACTCCGGTCCCAAGGGGAAAGGCTGGACCAGTGATGCGCGAGGTCAATGGCTGGTGACCATTGAACAGACGGGACCATATGATATCAAAGTGCTGTTCGGCAGAGAGCAGGAACAGTCCACCATCGAAATGACGGTGCAGGTCGGGCACGATTTGTTTCATGCCGAAGTGCCCGCCGGCAAAAGTGAACATGTCTTCCAGAATGTGAAATTACATGCAGGAGAACAGACAATCGATGTCAAAATTCTGGAAGGTAAGCTCGAACGCGGGCCAAAAATGGTCTACATCACTCAGAAGTCATCTGCCCCTTAA
- a CDS encoding DUF1559 domain-containing protein, giving the protein MKRKAFTLIELLVVIAIIAILIALLLPAVQQAREAARRSSCKNNLKQIGLALANYLDMTSGVFPRATISANGQACCCQNYTATALNTTGVPHSFHTMHTMLLPFLDQANVYNQINMSLRYDDTVNGPAVSTQIPVYICPSDNRTSDTNVVTNGAGTSITMATHNYPGAGSTHPYGLCGYHGTSGVFAERNGQLNEAGTALTHPAMKLRLITDGTSNTISFSEFAQNKAKIAGCGFTGGTSQAKYGWARPAVGGTAYTIRSGSTPNGCNGTSTNGSNSGIARSWHAGGVHVLMVDGSVHFASDSIDGPTWQYLHSFSDGKVVSINQ; this is encoded by the coding sequence ATGAAACGTAAGGCATTTACATTAATCGAACTTCTGGTGGTAATCGCAATTATCGCCATCCTGATTGCATTGCTGCTGCCAGCCGTGCAGCAGGCGCGCGAAGCAGCTCGTCGCAGTTCCTGCAAAAACAATCTGAAGCAGATCGGTCTCGCGCTGGCAAACTATCTGGACATGACTTCGGGAGTATTCCCCCGTGCTACCATTTCCGCGAACGGTCAGGCGTGTTGCTGCCAAAACTACACCGCAACTGCTCTGAATACGACGGGAGTTCCGCATAGTTTTCACACGATGCACACCATGCTGCTCCCATTTCTGGACCAGGCAAACGTATATAATCAGATCAATATGAGTTTGCGATATGATGATACGGTGAACGGTCCTGCGGTGAGTACACAGATCCCCGTTTATATCTGTCCGAGCGACAACCGCACCTCCGACACCAATGTGGTCACGAATGGAGCAGGCACTTCGATTACCATGGCGACACACAATTATCCGGGAGCGGGCTCGACCCATCCCTATGGGCTGTGTGGTTATCACGGTACCTCCGGTGTATTTGCAGAACGAAATGGACAGTTGAATGAAGCGGGGACTGCCTTAACTCATCCTGCCATGAAGTTGCGGCTGATCACCGATGGAACATCTAATACAATCAGCTTTTCTGAGTTCGCACAGAACAAAGCAAAAATAGCAGGGTGTGGTTTCACCGGCGGAACAAGTCAGGCAAAATATGGATGGGCTCGTCCTGCCGTTGGTGGAACGGCCTACACGATTCGATCTGGTTCCACTCCCAATGGTTGTAACGGAACGAGTACAAATGGTTCCAACTCTGGAATCGCCCGCAGCTGGCACGCAGGGGGAGTTCATGTGTTGATGGTAGATGGATCAGTCCATTTTGCTTCTGACAGCATTGACGGACCTACCTGGCAATACCTTCATTCGTTCAGTGATGGTAAAGTCGTCAGCATCAATCAGTGA
- a CDS encoding TlpA family protein disulfide reductase, translating to MMRNLILYSTLLCLLSACTSGESPEKETETQPLTAREAVIQSLPPVEIQLKEITPESLPAEIEKHRGKVVFVDYWATWCPMCLDSFHHLSEWHQEYAAKGLVILAINLDEDNVSNRKVVHEYLTEQRAPFENFISTVKPDVKRDEKFGIEGSTLPFCQIYNREGELAVTLGNVNPERLYGELSISAALTQLFPETKSAETVSK from the coding sequence ATGATGCGAAATTTGATCCTCTACTCAACTCTGCTTTGTCTGCTGTCTGCCTGCACGTCAGGTGAGTCACCAGAGAAAGAGACGGAAACACAACCGTTGACAGCGCGTGAGGCTGTGATTCAGTCATTGCCTCCGGTCGAAATTCAGCTCAAGGAAATCACACCTGAATCCCTGCCTGCTGAAATAGAGAAACATCGCGGGAAAGTGGTGTTTGTGGATTACTGGGCGACATGGTGTCCGATGTGCCTGGATTCGTTTCACCATTTAAGTGAATGGCATCAGGAGTACGCTGCCAAAGGCCTGGTGATCCTGGCCATCAATCTGGATGAAGATAATGTGAGTAATCGCAAGGTGGTGCATGAATACCTTACCGAACAGCGCGCCCCTTTCGAAAACTTTATCAGCACTGTGAAGCCTGATGTCAAACGCGACGAGAAATTTGGCATCGAAGGCAGCACGCTCCCCTTCTGTCAAATTTATAATCGTGAAGGTGAGCTGGCTGTCACACTGGGGAATGTCAATCCAGAGCGACTCTATGGCGAACTATCGATCTCTGCTGCTTTAACACAGCTGTTTCCTGAAACGAAGTCGGCAGAGACCGTCAGCAAATAA
- a CDS encoding glutamine synthetase family protein codes for MQRELLEKQLREQKIELVRAMYVGPDGITRGKAFRPDDLEMILESGIGLTQAQMSVTVFDHLPPLSQYQPVGEVRIRPDVDTFQVLPYLPGHARMLADVETREGAAWELCPRNLLKNFLNKLSAQGMQMQAAFENEFTLLEQTESGWEPVDQLNCFSSAAMDLASPFILPLISALEQQGIKVEKYYPEAGPGQQEIPIRHQAGLLAADQQVIFKETVRGVAQANGYRVSFMPKISPAFAGNGCHIHFSLWNENQNLFYDPTGEFLLSQTARQFMGGILKHLPALMALTAPTTNSYKRFVERCWSSSYTCWGPDNREATVRAASGFQGQEAATINLEYRPCDPTCNPYLALSALICAGLDGIENQLDPGDPLLTDPALLTSEEQHSLGLNAYPLDLESALSALEQNSVLLSGFGESRINDYLTMKRAEIALIQSLGDDGERQAYEFRF; via the coding sequence ATGCAACGTGAGCTACTGGAAAAGCAGCTACGGGAACAGAAAATCGAGCTGGTGCGTGCCATGTATGTTGGCCCGGATGGGATCACCCGTGGGAAAGCTTTCCGCCCGGACGATCTGGAAATGATTCTGGAAAGTGGTATTGGTCTGACACAGGCCCAGATGTCGGTGACAGTCTTCGATCATCTCCCACCACTTAGTCAATATCAACCAGTGGGTGAAGTCCGCATCCGTCCTGATGTAGACACGTTCCAGGTTCTACCTTACCTGCCAGGCCACGCCCGGATGCTGGCAGATGTGGAAACGCGAGAGGGCGCTGCCTGGGAACTCTGCCCGCGCAACCTGCTCAAAAACTTTCTCAACAAGCTTTCTGCGCAGGGTATGCAGATGCAGGCTGCTTTTGAGAATGAATTTACGCTGTTAGAGCAAACGGAATCAGGTTGGGAACCAGTCGACCAGTTAAACTGTTTCAGTTCTGCAGCCATGGACCTGGCCAGTCCGTTCATTCTACCTCTCATATCTGCGTTGGAACAACAGGGCATCAAAGTAGAAAAATACTACCCCGAAGCAGGTCCGGGTCAGCAGGAAATTCCGATACGGCATCAAGCCGGATTGCTGGCGGCTGATCAGCAGGTTATTTTCAAAGAGACCGTTCGAGGAGTCGCGCAGGCAAACGGTTATCGCGTCTCATTCATGCCTAAAATTTCACCCGCCTTTGCCGGTAATGGATGTCACATTCATTTCAGTCTGTGGAATGAAAACCAGAATCTGTTCTACGATCCGACGGGCGAATTTCTGCTCTCACAGACAGCACGGCAATTCATGGGAGGCATCCTCAAACACCTGCCCGCTTTAATGGCGTTGACAGCACCGACCACCAATTCCTACAAGCGGTTTGTGGAACGCTGCTGGAGTTCAAGCTATACCTGCTGGGGTCCCGATAACCGTGAAGCCACAGTCCGCGCTGCATCCGGATTCCAGGGGCAGGAGGCAGCCACCATCAATCTGGAGTACCGTCCCTGCGACCCGACCTGCAATCCTTATCTGGCACTCTCCGCTCTGATCTGTGCTGGCCTGGATGGCATCGAGAATCAGCTTGATCCGGGTGATCCCCTACTGACTGACCCGGCGCTACTGACTTCGGAAGAACAACATTCACTCGGTTTGAACGCTTACCCGCTCGACCTGGAATCTGCCCTGTCCGCGCTCGAACAGAACTCTGTGCTGCTGTCAGGATTCGGGGAAAGTCGGATTAATGATTATCTCACCATGAAACGGGCAGAAATCGCTCTGATTCAATCGCTGGGAGACGACGGCGAACGTCAGGCCTATGAGTTTCGATTTTAA
- a CDS encoding sulfatase family protein, translated as MQAKRFCCLILCLTAILSTAQAEEKRPNILYIMSDDHAAHAIGAYESRLAVLNPTPTLDRLASEGILLKNVFCTNSICTPSRATLMTGQYSHVNGVTTLNGAIGPEQQHLAKLIKSAGYETAMIGKWHLKKEPAAFDFYTVLPGQGSYFNPVFRVRGPLPWPKNEFRAGGYDSRHSSDVITDISLKWLKNRKQKDKPFFLMHHFKAPHDNFENAERYDWLYQDVAIPEPDSLWHRGQHGPLHQALYGTSVGPRNQRRNMGHHMFVDQHLSPENYTREAYQRYLKKFLRCVRGVDDNIQRLLEHLKQTGELDNTIIIYTADQGFMLGEHDYIDKRWMYEESLRMPFIARYPKWIKANSKNENIINNVDFAPTLLEMAGVEKPEFMQGRSFLPILKGEAAAADWPDATYYRYWMHMAHHDNPAHYGIRTKDYKLIFFYGLPLDAPGAEKTPTPPHWELYDLRKDPREMQNVIADPAYKEVLEKLKAQLKQLKEQTGDTDERYPELQARRNAF; from the coding sequence ATGCAAGCAAAGCGCTTCTGCTGCCTGATTCTGTGTCTGACCGCGATTTTGAGCACTGCTCAGGCCGAGGAAAAACGTCCCAACATCCTCTATATCATGTCGGATGACCATGCCGCGCATGCCATCGGTGCTTATGAGAGCAGGCTGGCGGTGCTGAATCCGACCCCCACACTGGATCGGCTGGCCAGTGAGGGTATACTGCTGAAAAACGTATTTTGTACGAACTCGATCTGCACTCCCAGTCGAGCCACCCTGATGACGGGACAATACTCGCACGTCAACGGCGTGACCACACTTAACGGTGCGATTGGACCGGAACAGCAGCATCTGGCAAAACTCATTAAATCAGCCGGTTACGAAACAGCCATGATCGGCAAGTGGCATCTTAAAAAAGAACCGGCGGCGTTTGACTTCTACACGGTGCTGCCCGGACAGGGAAGTTATTTTAACCCCGTCTTTCGTGTTCGTGGTCCCCTGCCCTGGCCAAAAAATGAATTCCGTGCCGGCGGTTACGATTCGAGACACTCTTCCGATGTGATCACCGATATCTCTTTAAAGTGGCTGAAGAACCGCAAGCAGAAAGACAAACCCTTCTTCCTGATGCATCACTTCAAAGCACCGCATGACAACTTTGAAAATGCGGAACGCTATGACTGGCTGTATCAGGATGTCGCCATTCCCGAGCCCGACTCTCTCTGGCACCGTGGTCAGCATGGTCCTTTGCATCAGGCACTCTATGGTACCTCTGTCGGACCACGCAATCAGCGGCGCAATATGGGGCATCATATGTTTGTGGACCAGCATCTCTCTCCTGAAAACTATACACGGGAAGCGTATCAGCGTTATCTGAAAAAGTTCCTGCGCTGTGTGCGTGGCGTTGATGATAACATTCAGCGTCTGCTGGAACATTTGAAACAGACCGGCGAGCTGGATAACACGATCATTATTTATACCGCGGATCAGGGCTTCATGCTGGGGGAACACGACTATATTGACAAGCGCTGGATGTATGAAGAATCATTACGAATGCCCTTCATTGCACGCTACCCCAAATGGATTAAAGCGAATTCGAAAAATGAAAACATCATCAATAATGTCGATTTCGCTCCGACGTTACTGGAAATGGCCGGCGTAGAAAAACCGGAATTCATGCAGGGGCGTTCATTTCTGCCGATTCTGAAGGGAGAGGCCGCAGCCGCTGACTGGCCCGATGCAACCTACTATCGCTACTGGATGCATATGGCTCACCATGACAACCCGGCCCATTATGGTATCCGTACAAAAGACTATAAACTGATTTTCTTCTACGGACTGCCTCTGGATGCCCCCGGTGCAGAAAAAACACCGACGCCTCCTCACTGGGAACTTTATGATCTGCGCAAAGACCCACGTGAAATGCAAAATGTGATTGCAGACCCGGCTTACAAGGAAGTACTTGAAAAATTGAAAGCCCAGTTAAAGCAGCTTAAAGAACAGACAGGAGACACAGACGAACGCTACCCGGAACTACAGGCACGCCGCAATGCTTTCTGA
- a CDS encoding glycoside hydrolase family protein translates to MKPILSVLFLFCVLTMNSLAEETILDIGSRRELFVDRFLTGALDNAELKLHTPQLMPAVTPARPHGHYATVLKSDRGYQFYYRGDTKPGNHWKKGWEQYHEGEVTLYAESSDAIHWTLPHLGIYPDRPTFPQGNVVLMNEFLVNHNFTPFIDTRPGVSESEKYKALGGLAYQPNQHLEVKQRRGPGGLKAFVSPDGIHWKPLQEEPVIPEEWGKYFDSQNYAFWSESEQTYVCYFRRFIKGYRGIARTTSQDFLHWTPLVEMHANLPNEHLYTACTQPYFRAPHIYFALPTRFMAKRGAATDILFMSTRGSAQFDREFTQSYIRPGIGQDGWANRANYAAIGIHQTGPAEMSFFLTGGRRYVTRLDGIASVNAPLDGGTLVTKSLTFAGDELEINYSTSAAGQILVELQDTSGNPLPGFSLADCEPIFGDHIARIVKWKQGSDVSSLSGKPVRLRFVMQDADLYALKFNQRK, encoded by the coding sequence ATGAAACCAATCCTGTCAGTTCTGTTTCTGTTCTGCGTGCTGACCATGAACAGTCTGGCTGAGGAAACGATTCTGGATATCGGTTCGCGACGTGAACTATTTGTAGATCGTTTTCTGACAGGCGCGCTTGATAATGCTGAACTGAAGCTGCATACACCGCAACTCATGCCCGCTGTGACTCCAGCGCGACCTCACGGTCATTATGCCACAGTCCTCAAGTCAGACAGGGGATATCAGTTTTATTACCGCGGTGATACCAAACCGGGAAATCACTGGAAGAAAGGCTGGGAGCAGTATCACGAGGGAGAAGTGACCCTGTATGCCGAGAGTTCTGATGCGATCCACTGGACACTGCCTCACCTTGGCATCTACCCGGACCGTCCGACATTTCCCCAAGGCAATGTCGTGTTGATGAATGAATTTCTGGTCAATCATAACTTCACTCCCTTTATCGATACCCGACCAGGAGTCTCTGAATCCGAGAAATATAAAGCATTGGGGGGACTGGCCTACCAGCCGAATCAGCATCTGGAAGTCAAACAGCGCCGCGGGCCTGGGGGACTCAAAGCTTTTGTCTCTCCCGATGGAATCCACTGGAAACCGCTCCAAGAGGAACCTGTCATTCCTGAAGAGTGGGGGAAATACTTTGACTCCCAGAACTATGCGTTCTGGTCCGAAAGCGAACAGACTTACGTCTGTTATTTCCGCCGCTTTATCAAAGGCTATCGAGGCATTGCCCGGACCACCTCTCAGGACTTCCTTCACTGGACACCGCTCGTCGAAATGCATGCGAATTTACCGAACGAACATCTTTATACCGCCTGCACGCAACCCTACTTTCGCGCACCGCATATTTATTTTGCTCTGCCAACCCGTTTCATGGCGAAACGCGGCGCTGCCACCGATATTCTGTTTATGAGTACCCGTGGCAGTGCGCAGTTTGACCGGGAATTTACTCAGTCGTATATCCGACCCGGAATCGGCCAGGATGGCTGGGCTAACCGGGCCAACTATGCTGCGATTGGTATTCACCAGACCGGTCCCGCAGAAATGTCTTTCTTCCTTACAGGTGGTCGCCGCTATGTGACTCGCCTGGACGGAATCGCTTCCGTCAATGCACCTCTGGACGGCGGAACCCTGGTAACGAAATCGTTGACGTTTGCTGGCGATGAGTTGGAGATCAACTATTCTACCAGTGCCGCCGGTCAGATTCTGGTCGAATTGCAGGACACTTCAGGAAATCCACTACCCGGATTTTCACTGGCTGACTGTGAACCAATCTTTGGTGATCACATCGCCCGCATCGTGAAATGGAAACAGGGTTCCGATGTATCCAGCCTGTCAGGCAAACCAGTCCGGCTGCGTTTTGTGATGCAGGACGCAGACCTGTATGCATTAAAATTCAATCAACGAAAATAA